A region of Gemmatimonadaceae bacterium DNA encodes the following proteins:
- a CDS encoding flagellar hook-basal body complex protein translates to MPDPVKTNGMTSAAAALQMLERRQQVLANNLANVSTRGFKAETPFARMMGNALATTDTALNQAQGNLTQTHNPLDLAVDGNGFFVVQTPSGDRFLRNGTFALDADRRLVDEQGNPVLGEGGPITLPQGNIEIDATGLVKVNGKPQQRLKLETVKDASKLQHEGGTRFVPDATRTSVPAEQRTIKQGFVEESNVNAMTAMTDMLSVLQRYGAAQKTLSTIDSVRGIAVTDLAKPV, encoded by the coding sequence ATGCCGGATCCTGTAAAGACCAACGGAATGACCAGCGCCGCCGCCGCGCTCCAGATGCTGGAGCGGCGTCAGCAGGTGCTGGCCAACAACCTCGCCAACGTCTCCACCCGGGGATTCAAGGCCGAGACGCCGTTCGCGCGGATGATGGGCAACGCCCTCGCCACGACCGATACGGCGCTCAACCAGGCGCAGGGGAATCTCACGCAGACCCATAACCCGCTCGACCTCGCCGTCGACGGCAATGGGTTCTTCGTGGTGCAGACCCCGAGCGGCGACCGGTTCCTCCGCAACGGCACCTTCGCTCTCGACGCCGATCGGCGCCTGGTGGACGAACAGGGCAATCCGGTGCTCGGCGAGGGCGGCCCCATCACGCTGCCCCAGGGCAACATCGAGATCGATGCCACCGGCCTCGTGAAGGTCAACGGCAAGCCGCAGCAGCGGCTCAAGCTCGAGACCGTGAAGGACGCGTCCAAGCTGCAGCACGAAGGCGGTACGCGCTTCGTACCCGATGCGACGCGCACGAGTGTCCCCGCTGAACAGCGCACCATCAAACAGGGCTTCGTCGAGGAGTCGAACGTCAACGCGATGACCGCGATGACCGACATGCTCTCCGTGCTGCAACGCTACGGTGCCGCCCAGAAGACCCTGTCCACGATCGATTCGGTTCGCGGCATCGCCGTGACCGATCTCGCCAAGCCCGTCTAA
- the flgG gene encoding flagellar basal-body rod protein FlgG, with protein sequence MDPALRAAATGMMAQQTRTEIIANNLANVNTTGFKRSRAHFEDLLYQTVQGTQILGDPNANTSPAIQVGRGTKLAGVQRVHEQGALEQTSRNLDVAIEGEGFLQVQLPSGDMAYTRDGSLQISDQGLLVTSEGYAIQPPIRVPNDAAELTISANGNVSVKRGNDILPTELGRIELARFANPSGLESLGRNLLQATAASGRPTVGFPGDEGMGRLEQGALEGSNVEIVQEMVEMIAAMRAYEINSKAIKQADEMGQIANNITR encoded by the coding sequence ATGGATCCGGCCCTCCGCGCCGCCGCCACTGGCATGATGGCGCAGCAGACCCGCACCGAAATCATCGCCAACAACCTGGCGAACGTGAACACCACCGGCTTCAAGCGGAGCCGCGCGCACTTCGAAGACCTGCTGTATCAGACCGTGCAGGGGACGCAGATCCTCGGCGATCCCAATGCCAACACGTCGCCCGCCATTCAGGTCGGCCGCGGCACCAAGCTCGCCGGCGTGCAGCGCGTGCATGAACAAGGCGCGCTTGAGCAGACGAGCCGCAACCTCGACGTCGCCATCGAAGGCGAAGGGTTTCTGCAGGTGCAGCTGCCGAGTGGTGACATGGCCTACACGCGCGACGGCTCGCTCCAGATCTCCGATCAGGGCCTGCTCGTGACGAGCGAAGGCTACGCCATTCAGCCGCCCATCCGCGTTCCGAACGACGCCGCCGAGCTCACGATCTCCGCCAACGGCAACGTGAGCGTGAAGCGCGGCAACGACATTCTCCCGACCGAACTCGGGCGCATCGAGCTCGCGCGCTTCGCGAACCCGAGCGGCCTCGAGTCGCTGGGGCGCAACCTGCTGCAGGCCACCGCCGCGTCGGGGCGGCCCACCGTGGGCTTCCCGGGCGACGAGGGGATGGGCCGGCTCGAACAGGGCGCACTCGAAGGCTCCAACGTGGAGATCGTGCAGGAAATGGTGGAGATGATCGCCGCCATGCGGGCGTACGAGATCAACTCGAAGGCGATCAAGCAGGCCGACGAGATGGGTCAGATCGCCAACAACATCACGCGGTGA
- the flgA gene encoding flagellar basal body P-ring formation chaperone FlgA translates to MRSAVSTGLLRAATVLAMLVASAEMLRAQNAPRAVASTRDLRQVSVAVATRALAAGEALAEGDWTLRDTTIVWRWTTAPDTTRPAAGWVTRRAIAAGEVLKSPAVVPPPVVTSGATVTAIWQDGPVRLVLSGTATNTAAIGAPVGVRLDRTRRLDGIAIAPNTVRLR, encoded by the coding sequence ATGCGTTCCGCGGTGTCCACCGGGCTGCTGCGCGCAGCGACCGTCCTGGCGATGCTCGTGGCATCGGCGGAGATGCTACGTGCGCAGAACGCGCCGCGGGCCGTCGCCTCCACGCGCGATCTGCGTCAGGTGAGCGTCGCCGTCGCCACGCGGGCGCTTGCCGCCGGCGAAGCGCTGGCCGAGGGCGACTGGACGCTGCGCGATACGACCATCGTGTGGCGCTGGACGACCGCCCCCGACACCACGCGCCCCGCCGCCGGCTGGGTCACGCGTCGGGCCATTGCCGCGGGCGAAGTGCTCAAGAGCCCCGCCGTGGTGCCGCCGCCGGTCGTGACGAGCGGCGCGACGGTCACCGCCATCTGGCAGGACGGCCCCGTGCGCCTCGTGCTCAGTGGCACCGCTACGAATACTGCCGCCATCGGCGCGCCGGTTGGCGTCCGCCTGGATCGCACTCGCCGACTCGATGGCATCGCCATCGCGCCGAACACTGTTCGCCTTCGCTGA
- a CDS encoding flagellar basal body L-ring protein FlgH, translating into MTLSHTRLLTIAALGSLVATSLVHAQAATQQPPRPAATTGATAAPAAGATATAAPSMTVRSSWVSDRRDFAVGDIITVLIDDYTISTAVKEDLATDKRNRGLSADAQLPSSNKSVGITTRNTADQTKRGQARRENRFQNEMSVRVVAIAPNGLLQLKGTKAVDVDKAKQNIIFTGFVRPQDITPGNSVESSRVADISIGYASPGPLGTPKQGMLTKILGALWP; encoded by the coding sequence ATGACTCTCTCCCATACGCGACTCCTGACCATCGCCGCGCTCGGCTCGCTCGTCGCCACGTCGCTGGTGCACGCGCAAGCCGCCACGCAGCAGCCTCCGCGCCCGGCCGCCACCACCGGAGCGACGGCCGCGCCAGCGGCCGGAGCCACCGCAACCGCCGCGCCCTCGATGACCGTCCGGTCGTCCTGGGTCAGTGACCGCCGAGACTTCGCCGTGGGCGACATCATCACGGTGCTGATTGACGATTACACGATCTCCACCGCGGTGAAGGAAGATCTCGCCACCGACAAGCGCAATCGCGGCCTGTCCGCTGATGCGCAGCTGCCATCGAGCAACAAGAGCGTCGGCATCACCACCCGCAACACCGCCGACCAGACCAAGCGTGGTCAGGCCCGGCGCGAGAACCGCTTTCAGAACGAGATGAGCGTGCGCGTGGTCGCCATCGCGCCGAACGGCCTGCTGCAGCTCAAGGGCACCAAGGCCGTCGACGTCGACAAGGCCAAGCAGAACATCATCTTCACCGGCTTCGTCCGTCCGCAGGACATCACGCCGGGCAACAGCGTCGAATCGAGCCGCGTCGCCGACATCTCCATCGGCTACGCCTCGCCCGGCCCCCTCGGCACCCCCAAGCAGGGGATGCTGACCAAGATCCTCGGCGCCCTCTGGCCGTGA
- a CDS encoding flagellar basal body P-ring protein FlgI has translation MTTTSHPHAIGQTIGHTIGQILKVLLVAVALLLLLPSLAHAQNDIKIRDLTSAEGAVPVRLVGYGIVTGLDNTGDRAIGGQTAGPTVQSVINILRRFNVEVPADLIRMRNVAAVLVTAEVSPYLRPGGRFEINVSSMGDARSLKGGVLFMTPLVADPNGKPLATAQGSLMISEGGATTRYQPTHETSARIPTGGVLEADLPRPAIVASSRLLLREPDLGTATRIAAAINTAMGDKTATVEDEGSVMVTIPDSVQSKPLALAKIRDLSIKPEARPRIVIDAKDGTVVAGGDMIVGSATVSHGAITLAIGQVAPNDTAAIPGSVRLPAGIPVQRVATALHAVLTPPSEIAAIFAALREVGAITAEVIVR, from the coding sequence ATGACCACCACGTCGCATCCGCACGCCATCGGGCAGACCATCGGCCACACGATCGGGCAGATCCTCAAGGTCCTGCTCGTGGCCGTCGCCCTGCTGCTGCTCCTGCCGTCGCTGGCGCACGCGCAGAACGACATCAAGATCCGCGACCTCACGTCGGCCGAAGGCGCGGTGCCGGTGCGCCTGGTTGGCTACGGCATCGTCACCGGGCTCGACAACACGGGCGACCGCGCGATCGGTGGCCAGACCGCCGGCCCGACCGTGCAGAGCGTCATCAACATCCTGCGCCGCTTCAACGTGGAAGTGCCGGCGGATCTCATCCGCATGCGCAACGTGGCCGCGGTGCTGGTCACCGCCGAAGTGTCGCCGTATCTCCGCCCGGGTGGTCGCTTCGAGATCAACGTCTCGAGCATGGGTGACGCGCGCTCCCTCAAGGGCGGCGTACTCTTCATGACCCCGCTCGTCGCCGATCCGAATGGCAAGCCGCTCGCCACCGCGCAGGGCTCGCTCATGATCAGCGAAGGCGGCGCCACCACGCGCTATCAGCCCACGCACGAAACGTCGGCGCGCATCCCCACGGGTGGCGTGCTCGAAGCGGATCTGCCTCGGCCGGCCATCGTCGCCAGCTCGCGCCTGCTCCTGCGGGAACCCGACCTCGGCACCGCCACGCGCATCGCCGCCGCCATCAACACCGCCATGGGCGACAAGACCGCCACGGTGGAAGACGAAGGCAGCGTGATGGTGACGATCCCCGATTCGGTGCAGTCCAAGCCGCTCGCGCTCGCCAAGATCCGCGATCTCTCGATCAAGCCTGAAGCGCGCCCGCGCATCGTGATCGATGCGAAGGACGGCACGGTGGTCGCCGGTGGCGACATGATCGTGGGCTCGGCCACGGTGAGCCACGGCGCCATCACCCTCGCCATCGGCCAGGTCGCGCCGAACGACACCGCCGCCATCCCCGGCAGCGTACGGCTCCCGGCGGGCATTCCGGTCCAGCGTGTCGCCACCGCCCTCCATGCGGTGCTCACGCCCCCCAGCGAAATCGCCGCGATCTTCGCCGCCCTGCGTGAAGTCGGCGCGATCACCGCCGAGGTCATCGTCCGGTGA
- a CDS encoding rod-binding protein produces the protein MISRLPSAFGAAQQPPTSANINKMPTAPAVGGTANSASAPVVDEKLKKSAQALEGLFVQQLFKAMRDTVPQQEGIVTGGAGEDIFTSLMDEHLATETPKQWEGGLAEALYRQLRGPAQAAASQASAPHPASSTN, from the coding sequence GTGATCTCACGACTCCCCTCCGCGTTCGGCGCTGCGCAGCAGCCGCCCACCTCCGCGAACATCAACAAAATGCCGACCGCACCAGCGGTCGGCGGCACCGCAAACTCCGCGTCCGCGCCCGTCGTCGACGAGAAGCTCAAGAAGAGCGCCCAAGCGCTAGAGGGCCTGTTCGTGCAGCAGCTCTTCAAGGCGATGCGTGACACCGTTCCGCAGCAGGAAGGGATCGTCACCGGTGGGGCCGGAGAGGACATCTTCACTTCGCTCATGGATGAGCACCTCGCGACCGAAACTCCCAAGCAATGGGAGGGCGGCCTCGCCGAGGCGCTCTATCGCCAGCTGCGGGGGCCTGCTCAGGCTGCCGCATCCCAGGCTTCAGCGCCGCACCCTGCTTCCTCGACCAACTGA
- a CDS encoding flagellar protein FlgN: protein MSPTTLLAQESASLEGGTRHGAPSAALLSALHDALISERRLLEELIAQMRRQRTAVSADDIQGVDDSTFATHRILATLGQARQRRRQLNVLLGGNEECTLRELEELLGDLVDDRFRDARLRLQQAADVLTREVGMNRKLLREALTTTDQHVRTLVGAPAAPATYATEGMHTAVPAGTRGVLLNRTV from the coding sequence ATGTCGCCGACGACACTCCTTGCCCAGGAATCCGCGTCCCTCGAAGGCGGAACCCGCCATGGGGCGCCCAGCGCCGCACTGCTCAGTGCCCTGCACGACGCGCTGATCTCCGAACGGCGTCTGCTCGAGGAACTCATCGCGCAGATGCGTCGGCAACGCACGGCCGTCTCCGCCGATGACATTCAGGGCGTGGACGACAGCACCTTCGCCACGCACCGCATCCTGGCCACGCTCGGGCAGGCGCGGCAGCGCCGCCGTCAGCTCAACGTGCTCCTCGGCGGCAACGAGGAGTGCACGCTGCGCGAGCTCGAGGAGCTGCTGGGCGATCTCGTCGATGATCGCTTCCGCGACGCGCGCCTCCGCCTGCAGCAGGCGGCCGACGTGCTCACGCGCGAAGTCGGCATGAACCGCAAGCTGCTGCGCGAAGCGCTCACGACGACCGACCAGCATGTGCGCACGCTCGTTGGCGCGCCGGCCGCGCCCGCGACGTACGCCACCGAAGGCATGCACACCGCCGTGCCCGCGGGCACGCGCGGCGTGCTCCTCAACCGGACGGTGTAA
- the flgK gene encoding flagellar hook-associated protein FlgK produces the protein MSFGLLSIARTALTTHQTALQTISQNIANAETPGYSRQEAVLQANTPTSFSYGQVGSGVSIKTIIRKRDLLLDDAFRSAAGQNGEAQMRADLTSQIEGIFGEPTDAGMSSALDQFWNSWSDLSASPNSLAARAVVQQRGRQLAQMFNDYDTALTQQRTSNLERLTNTVDQVNSLASQVASLNAEIVVSESNGQPNNDLRDLRDRKLDDLSKLAGTRVIYQANGGVSVTIGNSTLVDGASATKLNVKLLTPNPLPATPPTDIPVAFTLGDTLDPVANMGGQLAALQDVLNTDIPQMRGRLDAMASQLVTAVNTAHTAGYTFNGTTIPGTAAGNFFDAGTVLNPVRAATMRLDAVVANDPGKIAASGAANGPSDNSVAQNLAALRSANNTVTWTDANGATETGSFVAFFRGAMTRLGSTVSESTDRASVTSALTDQAETRRQSVSGVNTDEELVNMMRVQQSYTAASKMIKVADEMLQTLLSLVN, from the coding sequence ATGAGCTTCGGCCTGCTCAGCATCGCCCGCACCGCCCTCACGACGCATCAGACGGCGCTGCAGACGATCTCTCAGAACATCGCCAACGCCGAGACGCCGGGCTATTCACGCCAGGAAGCGGTGCTGCAGGCCAACACGCCCACGAGCTTCTCCTACGGGCAGGTCGGCTCGGGCGTCAGCATCAAGACGATCATTCGCAAGCGCGATCTGCTGCTGGACGACGCCTTCCGCTCGGCCGCTGGCCAGAATGGCGAAGCGCAGATGCGCGCCGATCTCACCAGCCAGATCGAAGGCATCTTCGGCGAGCCGACCGATGCCGGCATGTCGAGTGCGCTCGATCAGTTCTGGAATTCGTGGAGTGACCTGTCGGCGTCGCCGAACAGCCTGGCCGCCCGCGCGGTCGTGCAGCAGCGCGGCCGTCAGCTGGCGCAGATGTTCAACGACTACGACACCGCGCTCACGCAGCAGCGCACGTCGAACCTCGAGCGCCTCACCAACACGGTCGATCAGGTCAACTCGCTGGCCTCGCAGGTCGCGAGCCTGAACGCCGAGATCGTGGTGTCGGAGAGCAACGGCCAGCCGAACAACGACCTGCGCGATCTCCGCGACCGCAAGCTCGATGATCTGTCGAAGCTCGCGGGCACGCGGGTGATCTATCAGGCCAACGGCGGCGTGTCGGTCACGATCGGCAACTCCACGCTCGTGGACGGCGCCTCGGCGACCAAGCTGAACGTCAAGCTGCTCACGCCGAATCCGTTGCCGGCCACGCCGCCGACCGATATTCCGGTGGCGTTTACGCTCGGCGATACGCTGGACCCGGTGGCGAACATGGGCGGCCAGCTCGCGGCGCTGCAGGATGTCCTGAACACCGACATCCCGCAGATGCGCGGCCGCCTCGATGCGATGGCCTCGCAGCTCGTGACCGCCGTCAACACGGCGCACACGGCGGGCTACACCTTCAACGGCACGACGATTCCCGGCACCGCCGCCGGCAACTTCTTCGACGCGGGCACGGTGCTCAATCCGGTGCGTGCGGCGACGATGCGGCTCGATGCCGTCGTGGCCAACGATCCCGGCAAGATCGCCGCCAGTGGCGCGGCGAACGGCCCGAGCGACAACAGCGTGGCGCAGAACCTCGCCGCGTTGCGCTCGGCCAACAACACGGTGACGTGGACCGATGCCAACGGCGCGACCGAGACCGGCTCGTTCGTGGCGTTCTTCCGCGGCGCGATGACCCGGCTCGGGAGCACCGTCTCCGAATCGACCGATCGCGCCTCCGTCACCTCCGCCCTCACCGATCAGGCGGAAACCCGCCGGCAGTCGGTCAGTGGCGTGAATACCGACGAAGAGCTCGTGAACATGATGCGCGTGCAGCAGTCGTATACGGCGGCGTCCAAGATGATCAAGGTCGCCGACGAAATGCTGCAGACGCTGCTCTCCCTGGTGAACTGA
- a CDS encoding carbon storage regulator translates to MLILGRREGDSILIDGGIKIVVVSCDRHGVRIGIEAPSHVKILRGEIAQQVAQENQAAAAPADASWLSALGAPTVAPLVPPTAPPAPPSAAEPAGD, encoded by the coding sequence ATGCTGATCCTTGGCCGCCGCGAAGGCGACTCCATTCTCATCGACGGCGGCATCAAGATCGTCGTTGTCTCCTGCGACCGGCACGGCGTGCGGATCGGCATCGAAGCGCCGTCGCACGTGAAGATCCTGCGCGGCGAAATCGCGCAGCAGGTCGCGCAGGAAAATCAGGCGGCGGCCGCTCCGGCCGATGCGTCGTGGCTGAGCGCGCTCGGCGCGCCGACCGTGGCGCCGCTGGTGCCGCCCACCGCTCCCCCCGCCCCGCCGTCCGCGGCGGAGCCGGCCGGCGACTGA
- the motA gene encoding flagellar motor stator protein MotA yields the protein MFVIIGLVIVFGAVIGGYVMHHGELAVLIQPNEFVILGGAAIGTLIIANPPAVLKGVLAQTLGLLKPNPYGAKAYAELLQVLYEVFQKARKDGLVGLESHIENPEASDIFQKYPSFMGNHHAVSLLCDTLKVLLTGTVEDHNLAEILDVDLEKHHHEGMLVPHAVTTVGDAMPGFGIVAAVLGVIITMGSIGGAASEIGEKVAAALVGTFLGILLAYGVFGPLAKAMETRLHAEHDYMLCIRTALLSFARGDAPMTAVEFSRRNIEPHERPSFTELEELTRKKAA from the coding sequence GTGTTCGTCATCATCGGCCTGGTCATCGTCTTCGGTGCCGTTATCGGTGGCTACGTCATGCACCACGGCGAGCTCGCGGTGCTGATTCAGCCCAACGAGTTCGTCATCCTCGGTGGTGCCGCCATCGGCACGCTGATCATCGCGAACCCGCCGGCGGTGCTCAAGGGCGTTCTGGCGCAGACCCTCGGTCTGCTCAAGCCCAACCCGTACGGCGCCAAAGCGTACGCCGAATTGCTGCAGGTACTCTACGAGGTCTTCCAGAAGGCCCGCAAGGACGGCCTCGTGGGGCTCGAGTCGCACATCGAGAACCCCGAAGCCAGCGACATCTTCCAGAAGTACCCCTCGTTCATGGGCAATCACCACGCCGTGTCCCTGCTCTGCGACACGCTCAAGGTGCTGCTCACCGGCACGGTCGAAGACCATAATCTCGCCGAAATCCTCGACGTGGACCTCGAGAAGCACCACCACGAAGGGATGCTCGTGCCGCATGCTGTGACCACCGTCGGCGACGCCATGCCGGGCTTCGGCATCGTGGCCGCCGTGCTCGGCGTCATCATCACGATGGGCTCGATCGGTGGCGCCGCCTCCGAAATCGGTGAAAAGGTCGCCGCCGCCCTCGTCGGGACGTTCCTCGGCATTCTGCTGGCGTACGGTGTCTTCGGCCCGCTCGCCAAGGCCATGGAGACGCGCCTGCACGCCGAGCATGACTACATGCTCTGCATCCGCACCGCGCTCCTGAGCTTTGCCCGCGGCGATGCGCCCATGACCGCGGTGGAGTTCTCGCGCCGCAACATCGAACCGCACGAGCGCCCGAGCTTTACGGAACTCGAAGAGCTGACGCGGAAGAAGGCCGCCTAA
- a CDS encoding OmpA family protein translates to MAARGGKKVVIIKKKVVGGGGHHGGSWKVAYADFVTAMMAFFMVMWILGMDDKTKQAIEGYFANPVGYKKGYGAGSSPLSTGTSPSNVQRTPLRLMVRSTEQRTFEELRKSILTKLEANDSLKKLNASWDVQVTQEGLRIELVEGDKGDTYFPSGSAKMNSVTALALQLVGSELATLNHPVILEGHTDAAPFGKDASYTNWELSADRANAARRVLESSGLTPDRVQEVRGLGATQPRVPDDPMASANRRISILLPYTNVPEPAGANAEDLAAKKQDSLVTQITQPIRRNY, encoded by the coding sequence ATGGCAGCGCGCGGCGGGAAGAAGGTCGTCATCATCAAGAAGAAGGTCGTCGGCGGTGGCGGACACCACGGCGGCTCATGGAAGGTCGCGTACGCCGACTTCGTGACCGCCATGATGGCCTTCTTCATGGTGATGTGGATCCTCGGCATGGATGACAAGACGAAGCAGGCCATCGAGGGCTACTTCGCCAATCCCGTCGGCTACAAGAAGGGCTACGGCGCCGGCTCGAGCCCGCTGTCCACCGGCACCTCGCCGTCGAACGTGCAGCGCACGCCGCTCCGCCTGATGGTGCGCTCCACCGAACAGCGCACCTTTGAAGAGCTGCGCAAGTCGATCCTCACCAAACTCGAGGCCAACGACTCGCTCAAGAAGCTCAATGCCAGCTGGGATGTGCAGGTCACGCAGGAGGGGCTGCGCATCGAACTCGTCGAAGGCGACAAGGGCGATACGTACTTCCCGAGCGGCTCGGCCAAGATGAATTCGGTCACCGCCCTCGCGCTGCAGTTGGTGGGCTCCGAGCTCGCCACGCTGAACCATCCCGTGATCCTCGAAGGCCACACCGACGCCGCGCCCTTCGGCAAAGACGCGAGCTACACCAACTGGGAGCTCAGCGCCGATCGCGCCAACGCCGCCCGGCGCGTTCTCGAAAGCTCCGGCCTCACACCCGATCGCGTCCAGGAAGTTCGCGGACTCGGCGCCACCCAGCCCCGCGTTCCCGACGATCCCATGGCCTCGGCCAACCGTCGCATCTCGATCCTGCTCCCGTACACCAACGTCCCCGAACCGGCCGGCGCGAACGCCGAGGATCTGGCGGCGAAGAAGCAGGACAGCTTGGTGACCCAGATAACGCAACCGATAAGACGGAATTATTGA
- a CDS encoding four helix bundle protein: MQNHENLLVWRRSRDVAVEIVRLTRYVNAQLAPGMKSQLRRAAMSIPANIAEGAGADSPLEFARYLGIAIKSANEVSSHLALVTRLQPSFRGIEPVEQELAEIRRMLHALRAYRKRQGGQAR; this comes from the coding sequence ATGCAGAATCATGAGAACCTCCTGGTGTGGCGGCGCTCGCGTGATGTGGCGGTGGAGATTGTGCGCTTGACGCGCTATGTGAACGCGCAGCTTGCGCCGGGCATGAAAAGCCAGCTGCGACGCGCGGCCATGTCGATTCCCGCGAACATCGCGGAAGGGGCCGGAGCCGACTCACCCTTGGAGTTCGCTCGGTATCTGGGGATCGCGATCAAGTCGGCCAACGAGGTATCGAGTCACCTCGCGCTTGTCACGCGTTTACAGCCCAGCTTTCGCGGCATCGAACCGGTCGAACAGGAGCTGGCGGAGATCCGTCGCATGCTGCACGCCCTACGCGCCTATCGCAAACGACAAGGCGGGCAAGCGCGATAG